One window from the genome of Kaistella carnis encodes:
- a CDS encoding NifU family protein — MNKQITHEETVTKVMHALESIRPFLNKDGGDIELIDVKDHIVLVKLHGNCNGCPMSFSTMKLGVENTVKQFAPEILEVLAVE; from the coding sequence ATGAACAAACAAATAACACACGAAGAAACTGTAACCAAAGTGATGCATGCTTTAGAAAGCATTCGTCCGTTTTTGAATAAAGATGGTGGCGATATCGAACTGATCGATGTGAAAGATCATATCGTATTGGTAAAATTGCACGGCAACTGTAATGGCTGTCCTATGAGTTTCTCAACCATGAAACTGGGCGTTGAAAATACAGTAAAGCAATTTGCTCCCGAAATTCTCGAAGTTTTGGCAGTCGAATAA
- the ruvA gene encoding Holliday junction branch migration protein RuvA, whose translation MIYSLKGIVQQLHPTSVVVDVQGVGYMVGISLQTSEKLTLGKETFLNIQQIIREDAHLLFGFNTILEKEMFNLLISVNGVGPVSALIMLSSLSLTEIATGILSNNSGMLQKVKGIGAKTADRIIVDLRDKVQKFNVSEENISTFVNNKVKEESLSALEVLGISKKMSEKIADRILKQNPDLSVEDLIKQILKNI comes from the coding sequence ATGATTTATTCGCTAAAGGGAATTGTGCAGCAGCTTCACCCAACTTCGGTCGTCGTAGACGTACAGGGAGTTGGTTATATGGTGGGGATCAGTTTGCAGACTTCTGAGAAATTAACTTTAGGAAAAGAGACCTTTCTAAACATCCAACAGATCATTCGGGAAGATGCACATTTGCTTTTCGGTTTTAACACAATTTTAGAAAAGGAAATGTTTAATCTGTTAATTAGTGTTAATGGAGTTGGGCCGGTTTCTGCCCTTATTATGCTGTCTTCCTTGTCCCTTACAGAAATAGCCACGGGCATCCTTTCTAACAACAGTGGGATGCTGCAGAAGGTCAAGGGAATTGGGGCAAAAACTGCCGACAGGATCATTGTTGATTTGCGGGATAAAGTACAGAAATTCAATGTTTCTGAGGAAAATATTTCTACATTTGTAAATAATAAAGTCAAAGAAGAATCGTTATCTGCATTAGAGGTTTTAGGAATTTCGAAGAAGATGAGCGAGAAGATTGCCGACCGGATTCTTAAGCAAAACCCCGATCTTTCAGTAGAAGATTTGATAAAGCAAATTTTAAAAAATATTTAA
- a CDS encoding BadF/BadG/BcrA/BcrD ATPase family protein produces the protein MIAIIDGGSTKCDWVILENSGKPHLKTTTLGFNPNIINPDFIMKEIDRNPELFFLKNHIEKIFFYGSGCGTEANAKKVEDEFVKIFPQAEVRIKEDMTAAAYAAYNGKPAMVCILGTGSNSCFFDGEKIRVDLPSLGFLIGDEGSGSALGKNLLRRFFMKKLPQDLERAFINTYNLTIDEAIKNMYHNPRANAYLGEFNKFIAEHKSHSYFQNMVFDEMKNFLDYQVLPYKEAGEVEINFIGYIAYIYEDILRSAAAELNLTIGKVVQKPIESLVDYHKKYILNLD, from the coding sequence ATGATTGCCATAATAGACGGCGGTTCTACCAAATGTGACTGGGTTATTCTGGAAAACTCTGGCAAACCTCATTTGAAAACGACAACTTTGGGTTTTAATCCCAATATCATCAATCCCGATTTTATAATGAAAGAGATTGATCGGAATCCCGAATTATTCTTTCTTAAAAATCATATCGAAAAAATATTCTTTTATGGTTCCGGATGTGGGACTGAAGCCAATGCCAAAAAGGTGGAAGATGAATTTGTGAAGATTTTTCCCCAGGCAGAAGTGAGAATTAAAGAAGATATGACGGCCGCAGCTTATGCGGCCTATAATGGGAAACCGGCAATGGTTTGTATTTTGGGAACAGGATCAAATTCCTGCTTCTTCGATGGAGAAAAAATTAGAGTTGATTTACCTTCGCTCGGCTTTTTAATCGGTGATGAAGGAAGCGGAAGCGCTCTAGGTAAAAATCTGCTGCGCCGTTTTTTCATGAAAAAGCTGCCACAGGATTTGGAACGCGCTTTTATCAACACTTACAATCTCACCATTGATGAGGCGATAAAAAACATGTATCATAATCCCAGAGCCAACGCGTATTTGGGGGAATTCAATAAATTTATCGCCGAGCATAAAAGTCATTCCTATTTTCAAAATATGGTTTTTGATGAAATGAAGAATTTTTTGGATTACCAAGTCTTGCCTTACAAAGAAGCGGGTGAGGTTGAAATTAATTTCATCGGGTACATTGCTTATATTTACGAAGATATTTTACGTTCTGCCGCAGCTGAACTAAATCTAACCATCGGAAAAGTGGTGCAGAAGCCCATAGAAAGTTTGGTAGATTATCACAAAAAATACATCCTGAATCTCGACTGA
- a CDS encoding NADP-dependent malic enzyme has product MSTKNNRDQKNFNQAALDYHSVEPKGKIEVIPSKPHSSQRDLSLAYSPGVAIPCLEIERDPKLAYEYTGKGNLVAVISNGTAVLGLGDIGAEASKPVMEGKGLLFKIFADINVFDIEINEKDPDKFIEIVKGIAPTFGGINLEDIKAPEAFYIEHRLKEELDIPLMHDDQHGTAIISAAALLNALEIAGKKIDEVKMVVNGAGAAAVACTKLYLELGLKKENILMCDSKGVINHKRTNLTPEKLDFVANTEMETLAEALKGADVFIGLSKADVMTPEMLLSMAENPVVFGLANPNPEINYELAMETRKDTIMATGRSDYPNQVNNVLGFPYIFRGALDVQARGINEAMKLAAVRALADLAKEPVPEAVILAYNLKNLNFGREYFIPKPFDNRLITKVSIAVAKAAMESGIAGKPIENFEDYENGLLDRMGRDEKLIRMMQNRARSNPKRVTLGNAEEYNVLKAAQILYEEGIAQPILLGEKKYVQEQMKKFGIELNVPIVDPMDEDQEENRIKYRETLWKLRQRKGMNEYKAKRYVRQRDYFGPLMLHHGDTDALIVGFSKNYSSTLKPILKIIEKEKGVDKISSMMMIITEKKPLFFADTSVSQNPTAEDLVNIARMSELTVKTFAVEPRIAMLSFENFSGISETSKKVAKAVSILHEKYPKMIVDGEIQPDFALNSDHLSDYPFSKLGTTPANVFVFPNLESANISYKIIRGLKVAQVVGPILMGLKKPVHVLQMRASVDEIVNLATIAVLDAQRREKK; this is encoded by the coding sequence ATGTCCACTAAAAATAACAGAGACCAAAAGAATTTTAACCAGGCAGCCTTGGATTATCATAGTGTAGAACCCAAAGGAAAGATTGAAGTAATCCCGTCCAAACCACATTCTTCCCAAAGAGATTTATCCCTTGCTTACTCGCCGGGAGTTGCGATTCCTTGTTTGGAAATTGAAAGAGACCCAAAATTAGCCTACGAATATACCGGAAAGGGAAACCTGGTCGCCGTAATTTCAAACGGAACGGCAGTTTTAGGATTGGGTGATATCGGTGCAGAAGCATCAAAACCAGTCATGGAAGGAAAAGGATTGCTGTTTAAAATATTTGCAGATATTAATGTATTTGATATTGAAATCAACGAAAAAGATCCTGATAAATTTATAGAAATTGTAAAAGGGATTGCGCCAACTTTTGGTGGAATTAACCTGGAAGACATCAAAGCTCCCGAAGCTTTTTATATAGAACATCGATTAAAAGAGGAGTTGGATATTCCATTAATGCACGATGATCAGCACGGTACGGCAATTATCTCGGCAGCAGCCTTGTTGAATGCGCTTGAGATTGCAGGAAAAAAAATCGATGAGGTGAAAATGGTTGTAAATGGTGCAGGTGCTGCAGCAGTTGCGTGTACCAAACTTTATCTGGAACTCGGCCTTAAAAAAGAAAATATATTGATGTGTGATTCCAAAGGAGTCATTAATCATAAAAGAACAAATCTGACGCCTGAAAAACTAGATTTTGTCGCGAATACAGAAATGGAAACTCTGGCTGAAGCTTTAAAAGGAGCCGACGTTTTTATCGGACTTTCCAAAGCCGATGTGATGACTCCGGAAATGCTTTTGAGCATGGCAGAAAACCCAGTCGTTTTCGGCCTGGCAAATCCAAATCCGGAAATAAATTATGAGCTCGCAATGGAAACCCGAAAAGATACCATTATGGCGACGGGCAGAAGTGATTATCCTAATCAGGTAAACAATGTTTTGGGATTCCCTTATATTTTCCGCGGTGCCTTGGATGTTCAGGCACGTGGAATTAATGAGGCGATGAAACTTGCGGCAGTAAGAGCGCTGGCCGATCTCGCAAAAGAACCCGTTCCGGAAGCCGTAATTCTTGCTTATAATCTTAAGAATTTAAATTTTGGAAGAGAGTATTTTATTCCAAAACCATTTGATAACCGTTTGATCACCAAAGTATCCATCGCGGTAGCAAAGGCAGCGATGGAAAGTGGAATTGCTGGCAAGCCTATCGAAAATTTCGAAGACTACGAAAATGGTCTGCTAGACAGAATGGGACGGGATGAAAAACTCATCCGTATGATGCAGAACAGAGCACGTTCTAACCCGAAAAGAGTTACTCTTGGTAATGCGGAAGAATACAATGTTCTGAAAGCTGCACAGATACTTTATGAAGAAGGAATTGCCCAGCCGATTTTATTGGGTGAGAAAAAATATGTTCAGGAGCAGATGAAGAAATTCGGTATTGAACTGAATGTTCCGATTGTGGACCCAATGGATGAAGATCAGGAAGAAAACCGTATTAAATACCGGGAAACTCTTTGGAAACTGCGCCAAAGAAAAGGAATGAATGAGTATAAAGCTAAAAGATATGTTCGGCAAAGAGATTATTTTGGACCACTCATGTTGCATCATGGCGACACCGATGCTTTAATCGTAGGATTTTCAAAAAATTATTCTTCTACGCTTAAACCTATTTTAAAAATTATTGAAAAAGAAAAAGGCGTAGATAAAATATCATCAATGATGATGATTATCACCGAAAAGAAACCTTTGTTCTTTGCAGATACGTCTGTTAGTCAAAATCCGACCGCCGAGGATTTGGTAAATATTGCGAGAATGTCTGAGCTTACCGTAAAAACTTTTGCCGTAGAACCGCGTATTGCAATGCTTTCGTTTGAGAATTTCTCCGGTATTTCTGAGACTTCTAAAAAAGTCGCCAAAGCAGTTTCTATTTTGCACGAAAAATATCCTAAAATGATTGTGGACGGGGAAATTCAGCCCGATTTTGCTTTAAACAGCGATCATCTTTCAGATTATCCATTCTCAAAACTGGGAACCACGCCGGCGAACGTTTTTGTATTTCCTAATCTGGAAAGTGCAAATATATCTTATAAAATTATTAGAGGTTTAAAAGTGGCGCAGGTTGTCGGACCTATTTTAATGGGACTGAAAAAACCGGTTCATGTTTTACAGATGCGTGCGAGCGTTGATGAGATCGTGAATTTAGCGACCATCGCGGTATTAGATGCTCAAAGGAGAGAAAAGAAATAG
- a CDS encoding Mrp/NBP35 family ATP-binding protein translates to MLTKEKVQSFLKEIEVDDLVHNFQVMGNDVYIDMTAHSPAMHEKKKLEAAMKQAFASQFGEDIVLKLKIASPEPSEVQQNQIKGKQIKGIQNIIAIASGKGGVGKSTVAANIAVTLAKMGFKVGILDADIYGPSVPTMFDTEGAKPISVEVDGKSMMKPIENYGVKMLSIGYFSGANQAVVWRGPMASKALNQMIRDAAWGELDFLLIDLPPGTGDIHLSIIQEVPVTGAIIVSTPQHVALADVRKGIAMFQMESINIPVLGLIENMSYFTPEELPNNKYYIFGNQGAQYLAEDLGIPVLGEIPLIQSVREAGDVGRPAVLQENSLISEIYTKTTQNMIESLVERNKNLPPTEAVKITTMAGCSPKK, encoded by the coding sequence ATGTTGACGAAAGAAAAAGTTCAGTCGTTTCTGAAAGAAATAGAAGTTGATGATTTGGTACACAATTTCCAGGTCATGGGGAATGATGTTTATATTGATATGACGGCTCATTCACCGGCAATGCACGAAAAGAAAAAGCTGGAAGCTGCGATGAAACAGGCGTTTGCATCCCAGTTTGGGGAAGATATTGTTCTAAAATTAAAAATTGCCTCTCCAGAGCCTTCTGAAGTACAGCAAAATCAAATCAAAGGAAAGCAGATCAAAGGAATTCAAAATATCATTGCCATCGCTTCGGGTAAAGGAGGCGTTGGTAAATCTACGGTGGCCGCTAATATTGCGGTGACTTTAGCAAAAATGGGATTCAAAGTTGGAATTCTTGATGCTGATATTTATGGGCCGTCTGTTCCAACCATGTTTGATACGGAAGGGGCGAAACCTATTTCTGTAGAGGTTGACGGAAAAAGTATGATGAAACCCATCGAAAATTATGGTGTAAAGATGTTGTCTATCGGATATTTCTCCGGAGCCAACCAAGCCGTAGTATGGCGTGGACCGATGGCTTCAAAAGCTTTGAACCAAATGATCCGTGATGCAGCTTGGGGAGAACTGGATTTCCTCTTAATTGACCTTCCACCGGGAACAGGCGATATTCACCTGTCGATCATTCAGGAGGTTCCTGTAACTGGTGCAATCATCGTAAGTACACCGCAACATGTTGCTTTGGCAGACGTAAGAAAAGGGATCGCAATGTTCCAGATGGAAAGTATTAACATTCCTGTTTTAGGATTAATCGAAAACATGTCGTACTTTACCCCTGAAGAACTACCGAATAATAAATATTATATTTTTGGAAATCAGGGAGCGCAGTATTTAGCAGAAGATTTAGGAATTCCTGTCTTAGGAGAAATACCTTTAATACAAAGTGTGCGTGAAGCCGGAGATGTCGGCAGACCTGCAGTTTTACAGGAAAACTCTTTAATCTCTGAAATTTATACCAAGACCACTCAGAATATGATTGAAAGTTTGGTAGAGAGAAATAAAAACCTTCCGCCAACGGAAGCGGTGAAAATTACAACTATGGCAGGTTGTTCCCCGAAAAAGTAA